From the Solanum lycopersicum chromosome 10, SLM_r2.1 genome, one window contains:
- the LOC101249775 gene encoding pectinesterase inhibitor 7-like, giving the protein MKTSCTLCILITTVLLHLFLIPAPSAALLDPTTVSSVDIVLDDSDYIRSSCKTTLYPDTCYHSLNHYATAVQQDPGRLARVAIGVSLAKAKRMSAFVSNLSREADYGAQPRAVAALHDCFSVFGDAVDQIRDSLRQMRTLGGSSESLRFQMSNVQTWMSAALSNEDTCTDGFEDVSDDEPLKLDVCNRAGKVKEVTSNALAFINSFANKL; this is encoded by the coding sequence ATGAAAACTTCATGTACTCTTTGCATCCTCATCACCACCGTGCTCCTCCACCTCTTCCTTATCCCGGCCCCCTCCGCCGCCCTCCTCGACCCCACCACGGTGTCATCCGTTGACATCGTCCTCGATGACTCGGACTACATCCGTTCAAGTTGTAAAACTACTTTGTATCCGGATACCTGCTACCACTCACTAAATCACTACGCGACTGCGGTACAACAAGACCCCGGTCGCCTAGCACGTGTCGCTATTGGAGTAAGCCTAGCAAAAGCTAAGCGAATGTCAGCTTTTGTTTCCAACTTATCTCGCGAAGCTGACTATGGAGCGCAGCCACGTGCAGTGGCTGCGCTCCACGACTGCTTCTCCGTATTTGGAGATGCAGTCGATCAAATACGCGACTCGTTGAGACAAATGCGTACCCTCGGAGGCTCGAGCGAGTCGTTGAGGTTTCAAATGAGTAACGTTCAAACATGGATGAGTGCGGCTTTGAGCAATGAGGATACTTGTACTGATGGATTTGAAGATGTGAGTGATGATGAGCCATTGAAATTAGATGTTTGTAATCGTGCAGGGAAGGTCAAGGAGGTTACTAGTAATGCTTTGgcttttataaatagttttgcCAATAAGTTATGA